Part of the Quercus robur chromosome 5, dhQueRobu3.1, whole genome shotgun sequence genome, gttaACAGGACCCATTTATAATAAACATTATAATTTGAGGCAAAACAAAAGGCTGAGTAAAGAAACACAGTAACGGGACAGTGAgagtgggattaaaaaaaaaaaacgcgttATAAGTAACCCACTAACCCGTTCAGTCATTCACCCAAACCAAATGGCCGAATatctgaaaaaaaagaaaaaacagagagaagcTTAAAGAGGTAGGACCTGacgccgagagagagagagatcggaaGGGACAAACACGGCGTCGACGTCGATGGAGCCCGCCGATCGGCCCGATCTAGCTCCGGCGAGGAACAGAGGGCAGCGGCAGCAGCGGGCAGAGCAGAGGGTGGGTGGGTTGAGAAGTGAGAACTTGAGATGTGGGTTTCGGGACTTCTCAGGCTTGTTGTTTCACAAAATCAATGGTATTGGTAAGTCAAAATCtgtgatttccttttttttttttcaccgctGGCGTGTCGGAGCCGTGTCGgagaagcgaaaaaaaaaaaaaaaagagacactCGCCGGACACCGGAATCTGGCGAGTCGTACCCGTTCCGGTGTCCGACACGTGTCCGACACCGACACGACGCCAAAAATGGCGTGTCCGTGCAACCTAGAAGTTTATATCCACTTTCTGGGCCAcagaaatttaagatttttcaaCAACTCTCTTTGTGGCTACAAACTACAAAAGTAATTGGGTATGCAATGGGCTAAAGGGCCAGGAGAGGAGCTAGTGAACTGGTGTTGGTTAGGGTGGTGGGCCTGGTGGGTGTGGACTGTGGAGGTGATAATGACTCTATTGTCCAACAATCCTTGGATCCGTTTAGAATTATCTTTGATTTACATTCTTCatctctccctttttcttttgcattatAGATCAGTAGATgttatgttttcaaaaataaataaaataaaatattaaaaaaaatccatgtatcaatacttatcaaaaaaaaaaaaaaaaaactactcagTAAGACTATTGATGTGCCCTGTCAACACTTAAAGGTACttatttttaacaaatcaaAATTGGGAACTGCAATGCTTTCTGTCCTTATATCTTATTTCATTTTGTACATGGAGAAAATGTTTGATGTCCATATTGGTACATATTGATATCATACAGGTACTTGCCAATGGAGATATTAGGCTCATTTCTTGAGCTTGGGAAAATAATATTGGCTCCGATTATTGAATATTATAATCATTACAGAGGTGCTGATGAACATTTGAAAAATCTAAAGAGAAAACGAGATGATTTAGAATGCAAAAAGTCAGACATAGAATTAGAAATGAGGACAGAACTTGTTCCAGGAAAGAAACCAAAAAGAGAAGTTAAATCTTGGCTCCAAAAGGTAGAAACGATTAATGAGGAGATACAAAAGATTGAGCAAGAGGCTATCAGAGGGAAGTATCTCTCACGTATGCACTTTGGAAGAGTTGCTTGCGAGAAGATACTAGAGGTGACAGAATTAATTGATCAAAGTTGTGGTTTCGGTGATTGTCTGGTAATTGGTCCACCTGTAAGGAATGGAGATGAATTGCCAACAAGAGCATTAGTGGGAGAGAGTACAGCCAAAAGAACATTGGAAAAGATTTGGGAACACTTGTTAGATGAAGATTTTAGAATAATTGGTGTTTATGGTATGGGAGGAATTGGTAAAACAACTGTGATGAAAGAAATCAATAATCGCCTATTAAAAGAGAGAGACGAGTTCAATTGTGTAATTTGGGTTACCGTATCAAAGGCATTCAATGTTATCAAACTACAGAATGACATTGCATGCCATTTGAATCTGGAGAATGAACTCTCAAAGTTCAAGGATGAAACAACGAGGGCAGGGAAGTTGTATGCAGAattgaaaaaaaggaagaggtaTGTGCTAATCCTAGATGATATGTGGAAAGCATTTCCTTTGGAAATTGTAGGGATCCCAGAGCCTACTTCAGCAAATGGTTGCAAATTGGTATTGACGACTCGAGATGTTAATGTTTGTAATGGAATGAattgtgtaaatattaaaatggAGCTTCTTTCAATAAAAGAGTCATGggatttgtttttgaaaacagtgGGCTGTGATGTTTTGAATATTCCAAAAGATGTTGTGGAAGGAGTTGTCAAAGAATGTGCCCATTTGCCTCTTGCAATCATCACTGTAGCAGGAAGTTTGAAAAATGTAGTCGATATTTCAGAGTGGAGGAACACATTGAATGAGTTGAAGACACCAGTGAAGGGTCTCGAACATGTAGATGTAGTATTTCAGAAGCTTCAACTTAGTTATAAACGCTTAAACGATAAGAAACTCCAACGTTGTCTCTTGTTTTGTGCACTATACCCTGAAGACTACGAGATTTATAGAGAAAATTTGATTGTGCATTTGATTGATGAGGGAGTAATAAAAAGCATGAGTAAGAGGCAAGCAATGCTGGATAAGGGCCATACTAtgttgaataaacttgaaaatgcCTGCTTATTAGAAGGTGGGTCCCATGATGAGTTTATTGAAAAAGAGTATTTTGTGAAGATGCACGATCTAATAAGAGACATGGCCCTTCAGATTGCAGGTCCCAAGTTCATGGTATCAGAAGATGTTCCTGATGAAGAAGAATGGGGAAAGGATGTTGAGAAGGTTTCTTTGTTAAGCAACCGTGAATCAGAGT contains:
- the LOC126724745 gene encoding probable disease resistance protein At4g27220 isoform X1; translation: MEILGSFLELGKIILAPIIEYYNHYRGADEHLKNLKRKRDDLECKKSDIELEMRTELVPGKKPKREVKSWLQKVETINEEIQKIEQEAIRGKYLSRMHFGRVACEKILEVTELIDQSCGFGDCLVIGPPVRNGDELPTRALVGESTAKRTLEKIWEHLLDEDFRIIGVYGMGGIGKTTVMKEINNRLLKERDEFNCVIWVTVSKAFNVIKLQNDIACHLNLENELSKFKDETTRAGKLYAELKKRKRYVLILDDMWKAFPLEIVGIPEPTSANGCKLVLTTRDVNVCNGMNCVNIKMELLSIKESWDLFLKTVGCDVLNIPKDVVEGVVKECAHLPLAIITVAGSLKNVVDISEWRNTLNELKTPVKGLEHVDVVFQKLQLSYKRLNDKKLQRCLLFCALYPEDYEIYRENLIVHLIDEGVIKSMSKRQAMLDKGHTMLNKLENACLLEGGSHDEFIEKEYFVKMHDLIRDMALQIAGPKFMVSEDVPDEEEWGKDVEKVSLLSNRESEFPYISPKCPKLSTLLLQGYATIPDSFFVHLHGLKVLHVFGGRIKSLPNSISDLENLTSLRIYRCFDLKRVPSLAKLTALRSLDLLESATKEIPHGLEKLINLRYLSLRAYNQEMPPGILPKLSQLQVLKLNCGSDSLTVNGEEIVRLKKLDFFKGKFCGLNDFNTYLESLEGGPSHYVYCTRKTKPASELGETVKLLPKDVQALAIFGGQNLRFFYKCMKSVCIRECEEIEDVFSYSFTFPLQSLEIVQLVKLDKLLVLFREEKVTPAPMVPPGTFSRLKEFTICECPNIRQLFVLGVLLNLANLEQITVFRCLQLEEIIARPKASDEVDKEEAKEIVEIFPRLRRLTLVISPELNTICSSSNVILCDSLDSIEIEECPKLKRLPLSLRRINGQLSSPPSSLQIKIEKERWELLEWDNHDMKMVLEPCCEFSYFKAVKSQCG
- the LOC126724745 gene encoding probable disease resistance protein At4g27220 isoform X2, whose translation is MEILGSFLELGKIILAPIIEYYNHYRGADEHLKNLKRKRDDLECKKSDIELEMRTELVPGKKPKREVKSWLQKVETINEEIQKIEQEAIRGKYLSRMHFGRVACEKILEVTELIDQSCGFGDCLVIGPPVRNGDELPTRALVGESTAKRTLEKIWEHLLDEDFRIIGVYGMGGIGKTTVMKEINNRLLKERDEFNCVIWVTVSKAFNVIKLQNDIACHLNLENELSKFKDETTRAGKLYAELKKRKRYVLILDDMWKAFPLEIVGIPEPTSANGCKLVLTTRDVNVCNGMNCVNIKMELLSIKESWDLFLKTVGCDVLNIPKDVVEGVVKECAHLPLAIITVAGSLKNVVDISEWRNTLNELKTPVKGLEHVDVVFQKLQLSYKRLNDKKLQRCLLFCALYPEDYEIYRENLIVHLIDEGVIKSMSKRQAMLDKGHTMLNKLENACLLEGGSHDEFIEKEYFVKMHDLIRDMALQIAGPKFMVSEDVPDEEEWGKDVEKVSLLSNRESEFPYISPKCPKLSTLLLQGYATIPDSFFVHLHGLKVLHVFGGRIKSLPNSISDLENLTSLRIYRCFDLKRVPSLAKLTALRSLDLLESATKEIPHGLEKLINLRYLSLRAYNQEMPPGILPKLSQLQVLKLNCGSDSLTVNGEEIVRLKKLDFFKGKFCGLNDFNTYLESLEGGPSHYVYCTRKTKPASELGETVKLLPKDVQALAIFGGQNLRFFYKCMKSVCIRECEEIEDVFSYSFTFPLQSLEIVQLVKLDKLLVLFREEKVTPAPMVPPGTFSRLKEFTICECPNIRQLFVLGVLLNLANLEQITVFRCLQLEEIIARPKASDEVDKEEAKEIVEIFPRLRRLTLVISPELNTICSSSNVILCDSLDSIEIEECPKLKRLPLSLRRINGQLSSPPSSLQIKIEKERWELLEWDNHDMKMVLEPCCEFSYFKVKSQCG